A stretch of Ectothiorhodospiraceae bacterium BW-2 DNA encodes these proteins:
- the hisI gene encoding phosphoribosyl-AMP cyclohydrolase, with protein MSWLDELKWDREGLMPAIAQEADGKVVMFAWMNREALLKSQQLGEAIYWSRSRQRLWHKGEESGHTQRIVAIRTDCDKDVILLTIEQVGGIACHTGRHSCFYHQLEQESWQAVEPVLKDPNQIYGEAR; from the coding sequence ATGAGCTGGCTCGATGAGTTAAAGTGGGATCGCGAGGGGCTCATGCCAGCGATCGCGCAAGAGGCGGATGGTAAGGTGGTGATGTTCGCCTGGATGAACCGAGAGGCGCTATTAAAGAGCCAGCAGTTAGGTGAGGCGATCTACTGGTCGCGCTCACGCCAACGCCTTTGGCACAAGGGCGAGGAGTCGGGCCATACACAGAGAATTGTGGCTATTCGTACCGACTGCGATAAAGATGTGATTCTATTGACCATTGAGCAGGTGGGCGGTATCGCCTGCCACACAGGCCGCCATAGCTGCTTCTACCATCAGCTTGAGCAAGAGAGCTGGCAGGCGGTTGAGCCGGTGCTCAAAGACCCAAACCAGATTTACGGTGAAGCGAGATGA
- the hisF gene encoding imidazole glycerol phosphate synthase subunit HisF: protein MALAKRIIPCLDVDNGRVVKGVQFVDIRDAGDPVEVAKRYDQQGADEITFLDITATSDNRATMVHVVEQVAGEVFIPLTVGGGIREVADIRRMLNAGADKVGINSAAVKRPEFVKQAADKFGSQCIVVAIDAKQVSEAEAPLRWEIFTHGGRQRTGIDAVEWATRMVNYGAGEILLTSMDRDGTKIGFDLALTRAISDAVAVPVIASGGVGELDHLVAGITEGHAEAVLAASIFHFGTYSIRAAKQHLAEAGIEVRL from the coding sequence ATGGCACTGGCGAAGCGAATTATCCCCTGTCTTGATGTCGATAATGGCCGTGTGGTTAAAGGGGTGCAGTTTGTCGATATTCGTGATGCAGGCGATCCGGTCGAGGTGGCCAAGCGCTATGATCAGCAGGGGGCGGATGAGATCACCTTTCTCGATATTACCGCCACCTCTGATAATCGCGCCACGATGGTGCATGTGGTCGAGCAGGTCGCCGGTGAGGTCTTTATTCCGCTCACCGTCGGGGGGGGGATTCGTGAAGTGGCCGATATTCGCCGTATGCTCAATGCCGGTGCCGATAAGGTCGGTATCAACTCTGCCGCCGTTAAACGGCCCGAGTTTGTCAAACAGGCGGCTGACAAGTTCGGCTCTCAATGTATTGTCGTTGCTATTGATGCTAAACAGGTCTCAGAAGCGGAGGCCCCGCTGCGGTGGGAGATTTTTACCCACGGCGGCCGCCAGCGAACCGGCATTGACGCCGTTGAGTGGGCAACACGGATGGTCAACTACGGTGCGGGTGAAATTTTGCTCACCAGTATGGATCGTGACGGGACTAAAATAGGCTTTGATCTCGCCCTAACTCGGGCGATTAGCGATGCGGTAGCGGTGCCGGTGATCGCCTCAGGTGGGGTTGGCGAGCTAGATCACCTAGTTGCGGGTATCACCGAGGGACACGCCGAAGCGGTATTAGCTGCCAGCATCTTCCACTTTGGCACCTACTCGATTAGAGCGGCCAAGCAGCATCTGGCCGAGGCGGGGATTGAGGTGCGGCTATGA
- a CDS encoding histidine triad nucleotide-binding protein: MSDCLFCKIIAGDIPSDTLYEDDNVKVFRDIAPKAATHLLVIPKKHIASLNELTAEDSELMGYLTLLLPKLAAEQGLEDGFRTIINTGRGGGQEVFHIHYHLLGGGRLPGF; the protein is encoded by the coding sequence ATGAGTGACTGTCTGTTTTGTAAAATTATCGCCGGTGATATCCCCTCGGATACACTCTATGAAGATGATAACGTTAAAGTGTTTCGCGATATCGCCCCTAAGGCGGCGACGCACCTGTTGGTGATTCCGAAAAAACATATCGCCAGCCTAAATGAACTGACGGCCGAAGATAGCGAGTTAATGGGCTATCTCACCCTACTTTTGCCCAAACTAGCGGCAGAGCAGGGGCTCGAAGACGGTTTTCGCACCATCATCAATACCGGTCGTGGTGGCGGACAGGAGGTGTTTCACATCCACTACCACCTCTTAGGTGGCGGACGCCTGCCCGGTTTTTAG
- a CDS encoding phosphoribosyl-ATP diphosphatase → MSDTLTRLAEVLEQRKQAAPDSSYVASLHHKGIDSILQKVGEEATETIIAAKGESREAVIYETADLWFHTLVMLSHLNLHPNQILQELERRFGLSGLDEKAARSKTNP, encoded by the coding sequence ATGAGTGATACCCTAACCCGTCTAGCCGAAGTGCTAGAGCAACGCAAGCAGGCCGCTCCCGATAGCTCCTATGTCGCCTCCCTCCACCACAAAGGGATCGACTCGATCCTACAAAAGGTGGGCGAAGAGGCGACCGAGACGATTATTGCCGCTAAAGGGGAGAGTCGGGAAGCGGTTATTTACGAAACTGCCGATCTGTGGTTTCATACCCTAGTGATGTTAAGCCACTTGAATCTCCATCCCAATCAAATTTTGCAGGAGCTTGAGCGCCGTTTCGGCCTCTCAGGCCTAGATGAAAAAGCTGCCCGGAGTAAAACTAACCCATGA